A part of Polyangiaceae bacterium genomic DNA contains:
- a CDS encoding 4Fe-4S dicluster domain-containing protein: MNPIAMAAVILSLLAMFAWSAHRRWAMLKVGGPTHESRVSNIGARAKAVWVYAFFQKKMRYYLAAGLAHQFIFLGFVLLLARSIILWGRGFDPSFNLFILGPEPVAGIPLGKIYNLLKDVLASLVVLGALVFVYYRTINKQKRMALSWEGLLILGIIITMMLADIFYDGAAQVLHVKHAALCANPTGDLVATCGSIQTIVAPLGSHVPEQVHFSPWEPAGSSAALAVQGLSPNALVILAHIGFWTHSSLVLIFLNILPYSKHFHILTVMQNVFLTDLTPKGRIRPMAKNSDELMAMVEKGMESDDMHAAPIGYARIQHFTWKDVLDFYTCTECGRCSDNCPAATTGKILSPKHFTLDLRDHLYHRQDEIMEVTKINRVLLDDLRPKEGAEEGGEESAEESTEEASAEADGGEKADSGERVFEDLNLVPGVVHEDVLWACTTCRACEEQCPVMITYVDKIVQMRRNLVTIQGEFPAELQGPFDGMETNGNPWNLSRMDRANWAEGLDIPLASDKPDAEVLYWVGCAASYDDRAKRISRATAALLRQAGIDFAVLGQEETCTGDSARRAGNEYLFMTLAEANIETLNGYKEQGGVKKIITTCPHCFNTLANEYPDFGGKYEVVHHTDYLLGLVAEGKLKPGKSVNAKVVYHDSCYLGRYNDIYDPPRKILEGIPGVQLVEPEYWTKNKGLCCGAGGAQMWMEEQNKDRVNIKRTKQLLETGADTIASACPFCMTMLTDGIKAEEKEDKIKQLDIVELLAISCGAEEKQPEAEAAE, encoded by the coding sequence ATGAACCCCATCGCAATGGCCGCAGTCATCCTCAGTTTGCTCGCGATGTTCGCGTGGAGCGCTCATCGTCGGTGGGCGATGCTGAAGGTGGGTGGCCCCACCCATGAAAGCCGTGTTTCCAACATCGGTGCACGCGCCAAGGCAGTCTGGGTTTACGCCTTCTTCCAGAAGAAGATGCGCTACTACCTGGCGGCGGGTCTCGCGCACCAGTTCATCTTCCTGGGGTTCGTGCTGCTGCTCGCGCGGTCGATCATCCTCTGGGGCCGTGGCTTCGACCCGAGCTTCAACTTGTTCATCCTCGGGCCGGAGCCCGTTGCTGGAATTCCGCTCGGAAAAATTTACAACCTGCTGAAGGACGTGCTGGCGTCCCTCGTCGTGCTGGGCGCGCTGGTGTTCGTGTACTACCGCACGATCAACAAGCAGAAGCGCATGGCGCTCAGCTGGGAGGGTCTGTTGATCCTCGGCATCATCATCACGATGATGCTCGCGGACATCTTCTACGATGGCGCCGCTCAAGTGCTGCACGTGAAGCACGCCGCGCTGTGTGCGAACCCCACGGGCGACCTGGTCGCGACCTGCGGAAGCATCCAGACGATCGTCGCGCCGCTTGGCTCCCACGTTCCCGAGCAAGTCCACTTCAGCCCTTGGGAACCCGCGGGCTCGAGCGCCGCGTTGGCGGTGCAGGGGCTCTCGCCCAACGCGCTGGTCATCCTCGCGCACATCGGCTTCTGGACGCACTCGAGCCTGGTGTTGATCTTCCTCAACATCCTGCCCTACTCGAAGCACTTCCACATCCTGACGGTGATGCAGAACGTCTTCCTGACGGACCTCACCCCCAAGGGCCGGATTCGCCCCATGGCCAAGAACTCTGACGAGCTCATGGCGATGGTGGAGAAGGGCATGGAGTCTGACGACATGCACGCGGCGCCGATTGGCTACGCGCGCATTCAGCACTTCACCTGGAAGGACGTCCTCGACTTCTACACCTGCACTGAGTGTGGACGTTGCTCGGACAATTGCCCTGCGGCAACGACCGGCAAGATCCTCAGTCCCAAGCACTTCACCCTCGACCTGCGGGATCATCTGTATCACCGCCAGGACGAGATCATGGAGGTCACCAAGATCAACCGCGTGCTCCTCGACGACCTACGTCCGAAGGAAGGTGCGGAAGAAGGGGGTGAGGAGAGCGCTGAGGAGTCGACGGAAGAGGCGAGCGCCGAAGCCGACGGCGGCGAGAAGGCCGACAGCGGCGAGCGCGTCTTCGAAGACCTGAACTTGGTGCCCGGCGTCGTTCACGAGGACGTCCTCTGGGCATGCACCACCTGCCGCGCCTGCGAAGAGCAGTGCCCGGTGATGATCACCTACGTCGACAAGATCGTGCAGATGCGACGTAACCTGGTGACCATCCAAGGTGAGTTCCCCGCGGAACTGCAAGGCCCGTTTGATGGCATGGAGACTAACGGCAATCCGTGGAATCTGTCGCGTATGGACCGCGCGAACTGGGCCGAGGGTCTGGACATTCCGCTGGCCTCTGACAAGCCCGACGCCGAAGTGCTCTACTGGGTCGGCTGCGCTGCGAGCTACGACGACCGCGCCAAGCGCATCTCGCGCGCAACGGCAGCGCTGTTGCGTCAGGCTGGAATCGACTTTGCCGTGCTCGGTCAAGAAGAGACCTGCACTGGCGACTCAGCGCGCCGTGCAGGTAACGAGTACCTCTTCATGACCTTGGCCGAGGCGAACATCGAGACGCTGAACGGATACAAGGAGCAGGGTGGGGTGAAGAAGATCATCACGACCTGCCCCCATTGCTTCAACACCCTCGCCAACGAGTACCCGGATTTTGGCGGCAAGTACGAGGTCGTTCACCACACGGACTACCTCCTGGGGCTGGTCGCCGAGGGCAAGCTCAAGCCCGGCAAGTCCGTCAACGCCAAGGTCGTCTATCACGACAGCTGTTACCTCGGCCGTTACAACGACATCTACGATCCGCCGCGCAAGATCCTCGAAGGCATCCCTGGCGTACAGCTCGTGGAGCCCGAGTACTGGACCAAGAACAAGGGCCTGTGCTGCGGCGCTGGCGGCGCGCAGATGTGGATGGAAGAGCAGAACAAGGACCGCGTGAACATCAAGCGGACCAAGCAGCTGCTCGAGACCGGTGCGGACACCATCGCGTCCGCGTGTCCCTTCTGCATGACGATGCTGACCGACGGCATCAAGGCTGAGGAGAAGGAAGACAAGATCAAGCAGCTGGACATCGTCGAGCTGCTCGCCATCTCCTGCGGCGCCGAAGAGAAGCAGCCCGAGGCAGAAGCCGCCGAGTGA
- a CDS encoding NAD(P)-binding protein codes for MAQERESRQNAQGVVDCLIIGAGFGGLGAAVGLLGSGASVVLCEALRYPGGCASSFTRGGQRYESGATLFSGFGPGQLFDDWSRQLELGVEFQALDPLIELRTPELVLPVWRDRARFVETLSALEPRFASSLQRFFAEQKTIADTLWQLFDTPELLPPFRSSSLWQHSLRTPSYLKLLPLIGQPLGRYIERHGLSECQALRTYLNAVCQITVQTAADEAEAPFALAALDYCFRGTGHVAGGIGSFASAVTDAISRRGTDVRFSNRVQRIAREPLGDFRVETRHGTWRARSVIANLLPQDLARLLGYADAELRELSAQVESGWGAVMSYLTLDATKLSEKAAFHLQLVADTEQEFSCGNHVFCSVSDAREHSDGVASGSKQRSATLSTHVKLAWLRSLSESERADTVRAIQQAMRRTLELRAPEVAGAALHWMPASPRTFERFTGRFGGYVGGVPRRAGLANYRRLGPLRVEPGLYLVGDSVFPGQSILAAALGGLRTAEAICAKELGIGIGKRRLSAQHADPHVSPPARSRGAPTR; via the coding sequence GTGGCGCAGGAACGCGAAAGCCGTCAGAACGCGCAGGGCGTCGTCGACTGCCTGATCATCGGAGCGGGTTTTGGGGGGTTAGGGGCGGCGGTTGGTCTCCTCGGATCCGGCGCAAGCGTTGTGCTGTGCGAAGCACTGCGCTACCCAGGCGGCTGTGCCAGCAGCTTCACCCGGGGGGGCCAGCGCTACGAGTCCGGGGCCACGCTGTTCAGTGGCTTTGGTCCAGGACAGCTGTTCGATGACTGGAGCCGCCAGCTCGAACTGGGCGTCGAGTTTCAAGCCCTCGACCCGCTGATTGAGCTGCGTACGCCAGAGCTGGTACTCCCCGTTTGGCGCGACCGCGCTCGCTTCGTCGAGACGCTGTCTGCGCTCGAGCCGCGCTTCGCGTCCAGCTTGCAGCGTTTCTTCGCGGAACAAAAAACCATAGCGGACACCCTATGGCAGCTGTTCGATACGCCGGAGCTGCTGCCCCCGTTTCGCAGCAGCTCTCTGTGGCAGCACTCCCTGCGTACACCGAGCTACCTGAAGCTGCTCCCGCTGATCGGGCAGCCCCTCGGTCGCTACATCGAACGCCATGGCTTGAGTGAGTGCCAGGCCCTCCGGACCTACCTGAACGCGGTGTGCCAAATCACCGTGCAAACCGCTGCAGACGAAGCGGAAGCGCCTTTCGCGCTGGCTGCCCTCGACTACTGCTTTCGCGGGACAGGGCATGTCGCTGGGGGCATTGGCAGCTTTGCCTCCGCGGTCACCGACGCGATCTCACGTCGGGGCACCGACGTTCGCTTCTCCAATCGGGTGCAGCGCATCGCGCGGGAACCGCTTGGAGACTTCCGAGTCGAGACGCGGCACGGCACGTGGCGCGCGCGAAGTGTGATCGCAAACTTGCTGCCTCAAGACCTGGCGCGTTTGCTTGGCTACGCGGACGCGGAGCTCAGAGAGTTGAGCGCGCAGGTCGAGTCGGGGTGGGGAGCCGTGATGAGCTACCTGACTCTGGACGCTACCAAGCTCTCAGAGAAGGCGGCGTTTCACCTGCAGTTGGTCGCGGACACGGAGCAGGAATTTTCATGCGGAAATCACGTGTTCTGCTCCGTGAGCGACGCTCGTGAGCACAGCGACGGGGTAGCCTCGGGATCGAAGCAACGGAGCGCCACGCTCTCGACGCACGTGAAGCTGGCTTGGCTCCGCAGCCTGAGCGAGTCGGAGCGGGCTGATACGGTTCGAGCGATCCAGCAGGCCATGCGCCGCACCCTCGAGCTGCGCGCCCCGGAGGTTGCAGGTGCCGCGCTCCACTGGATGCCAGCTAGCCCGCGCACCTTCGAACGCTTTACCGGCCGCTTTGGCGGATACGTCGGGGGCGTTCCGCGCCGAGCTGGACTCGCAAACTACCGGCGCCTTGGGCCGCTGCGGGTCGAACCGGGACTCTACCTGGTGGGGGACAGCGTTTTCCCCGGGCAGAGCATCCTTGCGGCGGCCCTTGGCGGCTTACGCACCGCCGAAGCAATCTGCGCAAAGGAGTTGGGGATCGGCATTGGCAAGCGGCGCCTCTCGGCACAACATGCCGACCCTCATGTCAGCCCTCCAGCGCGCTCTCGAGGCGCTCCAACGCGGTAA